One Thermofilum sp. genomic window carries:
- a CDS encoding 5-formyltetrahydrofolate cyclo-ligase — MHSSAAANYEKIKSELRKQAWARLESYEVVVGPRPCYGKVPGFLGGISAAGKIAKTSFFKQARAVYFTSDGASRPLREEALRRGKTIVLSQPLLKGYVVVHGSEVSAREARMLSTLRGALQMGEKLTLLEGIKVDMVVIGSVAVDKSGGRLGRGDGLYDLEYALLREMRAAEEKTPVVTLVHDVQVLDAEIPMLPHDVPVDIIATPSSLLMITARKYPKPSGVIWDLLPIQKIKSSRVLSMLFGLS; from the coding sequence ATGCACTCTAGTGCCGCTGCGAACTACGAGAAGATAAAGAGCGAGCTGAGAAAACAGGCATGGGCGAGGCTGGAGTCTTACGAGGTTGTTGTAGGGCCGAGACCCTGCTACGGTAAGGTTCCGGGCTTTCTCGGCGGGATAAGCGCTGCCGGGAAGATCGCTAAGACGAGCTTCTTCAAGCAGGCAAGAGCAGTATACTTCACATCTGACGGGGCCAGCAGGCCTCTTAGAGAGGAAGCCCTTCGGAGGGGTAAAACGATAGTGCTCTCGCAACCCCTGCTGAAAGGCTACGTGGTCGTCCACGGGTCGGAAGTTAGCGCGAGAGAAGCGCGCATGCTATCAACGCTGAGAGGTGCACTCCAGATGGGTGAGAAGCTGACTCTGCTGGAAGGGATAAAGGTGGATATGGTCGTTATCGGCAGCGTTGCTGTCGACAAAAGCGGTGGAAGGTTGGGTAGGGGAGATGGGCTCTACGACCTCGAGTACGCGCTCCTAAGGGAGATGCGTGCAGCAGAGGAGAAGACCCCGGTTGTGACCCTTGTGCATGACGTTCAGGTTCTCGACGCAGAGATACCGATGCTACCTCACGATGTACCTGTGGATATTATCGCCACCCCTTCATCTCTCCTCATGATCACTGCCCGGAAGTACCCTAAGCCGAGTGGTGTAATCTGGGATCTTCTCCCCATTCAAAAGATAAAGAGTAGCCGTGTTCTCAGCATGCTTTTCGGCTTATCCTAG
- a CDS encoding bifunctional nuclease family protein, with protein MSGRSDAGSEYLKAEVVNVYPVITSGGGSAYVMLLEAAEWKGRVLPIFIGVSEGLAIQSVLLGIRYERPMTHDLLVNILEALGVSVEKVTIDALLGNSVYTATLFLIREVGGRTERIQIDARPSDSVAIALRTGAPIYVAKHLEVNTRKPEELGLGYEER; from the coding sequence TTGAGTGGTAGGAGCGATGCTGGAAGTGAGTACCTCAAGGCGGAGGTCGTAAACGTCTACCCGGTCATTACTAGTGGGGGAGGCTCAGCTTATGTAATGCTTCTAGAGGCTGCGGAGTGGAAGGGGAGGGTTCTACCCATATTTATTGGAGTCAGCGAGGGTCTGGCTATTCAGAGCGTCCTGCTGGGTATTAGGTACGAGAGGCCTATGACTCATGACCTTCTCGTTAACATTCTCGAAGCGCTCGGCGTATCGGTCGAGAAGGTGACGATCGACGCTTTGCTGGGCAACTCGGTGTACACGGCGACGCTCTTTCTCATCCGCGAGGTCGGAGGGAGGACCGAGCGGATACAGATCGACGCCCGCCCCAGCGATAGCGTCGCGATAGCCCTTAGGACGGGCGCACCCATCTACGTTGCGAAACACTTAGAAGTAAACACGAGAAAGCCTGAAGAGCTAGGGCTAGGCTATGAAGAGCGGTGA
- a CDS encoding phosphohydrolase: MTAESVVVSKDLLKHWVERDSFVASLVKAIEEDEEVRELLYMSNVNAVLRLGYNDHGPVHAKIVAGTALELMRLLALRGASFSSLQHDTAANLDDVKLILVASSYLHDIGNAVHRDFHELIGAILAKDIVDRVIDRVRPGIGARKIRLRQEVLSAIYSTAMEAKPLTVEASIVRLADGLDMSEGRARLPYKLGKHDMHSLSALSIRKVELRPGAETPIEVLVYMSDMAGFFQVERVLMPKIEGGKLKGLVKVFVFSERDGRSITLA; encoded by the coding sequence ATGACAGCTGAGAGCGTGGTCGTGAGTAAAGATCTTCTCAAGCACTGGGTTGAGCGCGACAGCTTCGTAGCTTCGCTCGTCAAGGCGATCGAAGAGGACGAGGAGGTCAGAGAACTCCTCTACATGAGCAACGTAAACGCTGTGCTGAGGCTGGGCTACAACGACCACGGACCCGTTCACGCCAAAATTGTAGCTGGAACGGCGCTAGAGCTAATGCGCCTTCTCGCTCTGAGAGGGGCATCGTTTTCATCTCTACAGCACGATACTGCGGCAAACCTTGACGATGTAAAGCTAATTCTCGTCGCCTCCAGCTACCTTCACGATATAGGTAACGCTGTTCACCGCGACTTTCACGAGTTGATAGGAGCGATCCTCGCCAAAGATATTGTAGATAGGGTGATCGATAGAGTCAGGCCGGGGATCGGTGCGAGGAAGATTAGGCTGCGCCAGGAGGTTCTTTCAGCAATCTACAGCACTGCTATGGAAGCGAAGCCCCTCACGGTGGAGGCGAGCATTGTTCGGCTTGCTGACGGGCTGGACATGTCTGAGGGTAGAGCGAGGCTTCCCTACAAGCTTGGGAAGCATGATATGCATTCACTATCCGCTCTCAGCATCAGGAAGGTGGAGCTGCGGCCGGGTGCGGAGACGCCGATCGAGGTTCTCGTGTACATGAGCGACATGGCGGGCTTCTTCCAGGTGGAGAGAGTGCTAATGCCCAAGATTGAGGGTGGTAAGCTCAAAGGGCTAGTTAAAGTGTTCGTGTTTAGCGAGCGGGACGGGAGGTCGATCACTCTAGCGTGA
- a CDS encoding DUF120 domain-containing protein, giving the protein MTPNPDNEVLPLLLELARRGCLYAPRRISKVEVAKILGMSPWKLNKLLQFAEEDGYVEKKRIGRTFSYQLTPRAVILLHRVHRLLSSVLRGQPFARLRGFAVAGLGEGAYYMSIPRYVEAFKEVLGYQPYAGTLNVKLDEESVKVRRDLRSQGVGCRIEGFTLDDREFCGVTVYRAVITGNGISVSGAALDIDKTKHGDDILELIAPVKLRDVLKLRDGDPVEVLILE; this is encoded by the coding sequence ATGACCCCCAACCCCGATAACGAAGTACTCCCTCTCCTTCTAGAGCTCGCCCGCAGGGGATGTCTCTACGCGCCGAGAAGGATCAGCAAGGTCGAGGTAGCTAAGATTCTAGGCATGAGTCCATGGAAGCTGAACAAACTTCTCCAGTTCGCAGAGGAGGATGGCTATGTGGAGAAGAAGAGGATTGGGAGAACGTTCTCGTACCAGCTAACTCCACGAGCGGTAATATTGCTACACCGCGTTCACAGGCTTCTTTCATCGGTTCTCAGAGGTCAGCCTTTCGCCAGGCTGAGGGGCTTCGCCGTAGCGGGCTTAGGCGAGGGGGCTTACTATATGAGCATCCCCAGGTATGTGGAAGCGTTTAAGGAGGTGTTGGGGTACCAACCGTACGCGGGAACACTCAACGTAAAGCTCGATGAGGAGAGCGTTAAGGTTAGGAGGGATTTAAGATCCCAAGGTGTAGGCTGCAGGATAGAGGGTTTCACTTTAGATGACCGAGAATTCTGTGGGGTAACTGTGTACAGAGCGGTGATCACGGGCAACGGTATCAGTGTGTCGGGCGCTGCTCTAGACATAGATAAGACCAAGCACGGCGACGATATCCTCGAGCTGATCGCACCTGTAAAGCTAAGAGACGTTCTCAAGCTGCGCGATGGAGACCCGGTAGAGGTTCTAATCCTGGAGTGA
- a CDS encoding archaemetzincin family Zn-dependent metalloprotease: MAAGSSYSLVLYSVQLEKQYVDFLTQSLTRLLNIKVIAAGSLPMGLILEHLDEDRGQIRADELLHALHSKFGVLPYQRVLVVINGDGYVEGLNFVFGIAAEGWGGVVFTERLRPELYHETPSDALFRARLLKEALHELGHSFGLQHCPNNCVMRFSNSVVDVDRKSAFFCSRCVRELSLAAPGLLRV, from the coding sequence GTGGCGGCTGGCAGTAGCTACAGCCTGGTACTGTACTCTGTTCAGCTTGAGAAGCAATACGTGGACTTTCTCACGCAGAGCCTAACGCGCCTACTAAACATCAAGGTGATAGCGGCAGGCTCCCTGCCGATGGGCTTGATTCTCGAACACCTTGACGAGGATAGAGGACAGATCCGTGCTGACGAGCTTTTACACGCGTTGCACTCAAAGTTCGGAGTACTGCCCTACCAGAGAGTCCTAGTGGTGATTAATGGGGATGGTTACGTGGAGGGGTTGAACTTCGTCTTCGGCATAGCTGCTGAGGGCTGGGGCGGCGTAGTGTTCACCGAGAGGCTGCGCCCAGAGCTTTACCACGAGACGCCCAGCGATGCGCTGTTTCGGGCTCGGTTGCTTAAGGAGGCTCTTCACGAGCTAGGCCACAGCTTCGGGTTGCAGCACTGCCCCAACAATTGCGTGATGAGATTCAGCAACTCTGTAGTGGATGTCGACAGGAAGAGTGCGTTCTTCTGTAGTAGGTGCGTGAGAGAACTGAGTCTCGCAGCCCCCGGTTTACTCCGCGTTTAG
- the metG gene encoding methionine--tRNA ligase subunit beta yields MTTVKLDVFKQLDIRVARVISAERIKRSDKLLLLKVDIGGGEVRQIVAGLAPHYSPEQLVGREVIVLVNLEPKTLMGYISQGMLLAAVEDDKPVLIVPESEVKVGAKIT; encoded by the coding sequence GTGACTACAGTCAAGCTCGATGTTTTCAAGCAACTAGATATTAGAGTCGCTAGGGTGATCAGCGCGGAGAGAATTAAGAGAAGCGATAAACTTCTTCTGCTGAAAGTAGACATAGGAGGTGGTGAGGTTAGGCAGATTGTCGCGGGGCTCGCCCCCCACTACTCGCCCGAGCAGCTTGTGGGCAGAGAGGTTATCGTCTTGGTCAACCTTGAGCCAAAGACTCTCATGGGGTACATCTCTCAGGGTATGCTCCTCGCTGCCGTAGAAGATGATAAGCCTGTGCTGATAGTGCCTGAAAGCGAAGTGAAGGTTGGGGCTAAAATTACCTAA
- a CDS encoding acetate--CoA ligase family protein, whose product MKEARIPDILARAVREGRSFLSLSESLEVLRAYDLPVANYAVIRSLDDISAAGKVGYPLVLKLDSPDIVHKTEFGGVKVGIQSPEELRKSMEDMLSRVRSASPNVRLTGFVVQELVRNAHEVIIGGLNDAQFGPLIVFGLGGIFVEILKDVVFDLAPVSVEEALEMIKKIKGYRLLEGYRGLEKANFELLAETISKASFMFSELSPYVDEMDLNPTFVSSSWVKIVDARFKLRT is encoded by the coding sequence GTGAAAGAGGCGAGAATTCCCGATATTCTCGCAAGAGCCGTGAGAGAGGGAAGAAGCTTCCTCTCCCTCTCTGAATCGCTTGAAGTGCTCAGAGCCTACGATCTCCCCGTAGCCAACTATGCTGTGATCAGAAGCTTGGACGACATCTCCGCGGCAGGGAAGGTAGGGTACCCCCTTGTCCTCAAGCTCGATTCACCAGACATAGTTCACAAGACCGAGTTCGGCGGGGTTAAAGTGGGCATCCAGTCCCCCGAAGAGCTGAGGAAGAGCATGGAGGACATGCTTTCACGTGTGCGTAGTGCCAGTCCGAATGTCCGCTTAACGGGCTTCGTCGTCCAGGAGCTTGTCCGAAATGCTCACGAGGTTATCATTGGCGGATTGAACGACGCACAGTTCGGCCCGCTGATAGTTTTCGGGCTGGGAGGAATCTTCGTCGAGATATTGAAAGATGTGGTCTTCGACCTCGCACCCGTCAGCGTAGAGGAGGCTCTAGAGATGATAAAGAAGATTAAAGGGTACAGGCTTCTCGAGGGCTACAGGGGTCTCGAGAAGGCAAACTTCGAGCTCCTAGCCGAAACGATTAGCAAGGCATCTTTCATGTTCAGCGAGCTATCGCCCTATGTCGATGAAATGGACCTCAACCCCACTTTCGTGAGCAGCTCATGGGTAAAGATCGTGGACGCGCGTTTCAAACTCAGGACGTAA
- a CDS encoding nucleotidyltransferase family protein: protein MKHSSEDTIGVILCGGEGKRLRPLTYYFQKAMIPVGSQQKPLLEYIVRLMKFHGITKITMLIGYKGQQIVNYFNKGERYGVDISYVWDNPEYGGNGGALLNAYLNGSFEGARNLLIYYGDILSNISLTELLRFHREGGFIATLALSPNYRVAVGVAELEGSQVVKLVEKPPLGKPVTIGILAVKVEGMKYLEELSEEKKDIDIMGDLIRRFLERGFKVGGYLTDSFWFDLGSTEAYEKLEPHDVDAWFSYLFQEG, encoded by the coding sequence ATGAAACACTCTTCGGAAGACACGATCGGAGTTATTCTTTGCGGAGGCGAGGGGAAGAGGCTTAGACCCCTCACGTACTACTTCCAGAAGGCTATGATACCCGTCGGTTCACAGCAGAAGCCGCTTCTCGAGTACATTGTCCGCCTTATGAAGTTCCACGGGATCACTAAAATCACCATGCTCATAGGCTACAAGGGACAGCAAATCGTGAACTACTTTAACAAGGGAGAGAGGTACGGTGTAGATATAAGCTATGTCTGGGACAACCCCGAGTATGGCGGCAACGGAGGGGCTCTGCTCAACGCATACCTAAATGGAAGCTTCGAGGGAGCGAGGAACCTGCTCATATACTACGGAGATATTCTCTCAAACATTAGCTTGACGGAGCTTCTGAGGTTTCACAGAGAGGGAGGGTTTATAGCCACGCTGGCTCTTTCTCCGAACTACAGGGTGGCTGTAGGAGTAGCGGAGCTGGAGGGTAGCCAGGTCGTTAAACTAGTAGAGAAGCCACCCCTCGGCAAGCCGGTCACCATCGGGATTCTTGCGGTGAAAGTCGAGGGGATGAAGTACCTTGAGGAGCTGAGTGAGGAGAAGAAGGACATTGACATCATGGGCGATCTCATCAGAAGGTTCCTTGAAAGAGGGTTTAAAGTCGGAGGCTACTTAACGGACTCTTTCTGGTTCGACCTGGGCTCTACGGAAGCTTACGAGAAGCTGGAGCCTCACGACGTAGATGCTTGGTTCTCCTACTTGTTCCAAGAAGGCTGA
- the eno gene encoding phosphopyruvate hydratase, which yields MPLKAARDEDFTIASVKGRWVLDSRGNPTVEAEVVTRGGGLGRAIVPSGASTGKHEALELRDGGREFQGKGVRKAVENINSIIAKEIVGMDARMQSSVDRRMIDLDGTRNKSHLGANAILAVSLATAHAAANTYAMPLYRYLGGVSARTLPVPLMNVLNGGKHAGNELKIQEFMIVPVGAGSFSEALRIGAEVYYSLKKHLAEKYGVGAVNVGDEGGFAPPMRETREALDALIAAIKAAGYDPGTDVALALDAAASNFYDEKRQVYVIDSRELDKSKLMEFYERLVDEYPIISIEDPLQEEDFEGFAELTRSLKIQVVGDDIFVTNVERFTRGIEKGAANALLLKVNQIGTLTEALEAAYLAFNRNYSVVVSHRSGETEDSTISHVAVALNTGQIKTGAPARGERTAKYNELLRIEEELGTWARYPGIRAFPHYRR from the coding sequence ATGCCGTTGAAAGCCGCTCGCGATGAGGACTTTACCATAGCGTCCGTTAAGGGAAGGTGGGTTCTGGACTCTAGAGGAAACCCCACCGTCGAAGCTGAAGTTGTCACGAGGGGAGGAGGGCTCGGAAGAGCTATTGTGCCTTCAGGAGCCTCGACGGGAAAGCATGAAGCGCTGGAGCTCCGCGATGGAGGAAGAGAGTTCCAGGGCAAGGGCGTGAGGAAAGCCGTCGAGAACATCAACTCGATCATCGCGAAAGAGATAGTCGGCATGGACGCGAGGATGCAGAGCAGCGTTGACCGGCGCATGATAGACCTTGATGGCACGAGGAACAAGTCCCACCTGGGAGCGAACGCTATTCTCGCAGTTTCTCTAGCGACCGCTCACGCCGCGGCTAACACTTACGCGATGCCACTTTACCGCTACCTTGGGGGCGTAAGCGCGCGCACGCTTCCCGTACCCCTTATGAACGTGCTTAATGGAGGGAAGCATGCCGGCAACGAGCTGAAGATTCAGGAATTCATGATCGTGCCTGTAGGGGCGGGCAGCTTCTCCGAGGCTTTGAGGATCGGCGCGGAGGTCTACTACTCCTTGAAGAAACACTTGGCCGAGAAGTACGGAGTAGGAGCAGTCAACGTGGGGGACGAGGGAGGGTTCGCTCCCCCCATGAGGGAAACGAGAGAGGCTCTCGACGCATTAATAGCAGCGATAAAGGCTGCGGGCTACGATCCGGGCACCGACGTTGCATTGGCGCTCGACGCTGCCGCTTCGAACTTCTACGATGAGAAGAGGCAGGTCTACGTAATAGACTCGCGCGAGCTCGATAAGTCCAAGTTGATGGAGTTCTACGAGAGACTCGTCGACGAGTACCCTATAATATCGATAGAGGATCCGCTACAGGAGGAGGACTTCGAAGGCTTTGCGGAACTCACGAGGTCCCTGAAGATCCAGGTCGTAGGCGACGATATATTCGTGACGAACGTCGAGCGCTTTACCAGGGGCATAGAGAAAGGCGCCGCGAACGCTCTCCTTCTCAAGGTCAACCAGATCGGAACCCTTACGGAGGCACTTGAAGCAGCCTACCTTGCCTTTAACCGTAACTACTCCGTGGTTGTTAGTCACAGGAGCGGTGAGACGGAGGACTCTACCATCTCGCACGTAGCTGTGGCGCTGAACACGGGCCAGATAAAAACCGGCGCTCCCGCTAGAGGCGAGAGGACAGCCAAGTACAACGAGCTTCTGAGGATTGAAGAAGAGCTCGGAACCTGGGCGAGGTACCCGGGTATCCGGGCCTTCCCGCATTACCGGCGATAG
- a CDS encoding tyrosine-type recombinase/integrase, which yields MKSGEGTYELLGSKTNSELLELYISHLVARNRSSKTIKSFRSILKMFLEFLGSKHVREVTVYDIDLFLAKLREMGWGPSSLYTAAVAVKRYLEFLGLGDQIAGFELPRREKRLPRYLEPDEVARMAASCSNLRDRLILLLLYTTGLRVSELVSLKRDDIDLERRAIRVRGKGGKERIVFFPESLASILGNYLSSLGDGSEYVFPSSSGHIHYTTVERIVRRAAEAAGIKKKVSPHVLRHSFATHSLAMGLDIREIQELLGHSSLSTTQVYAHISKERLKRDYDRVWSKAVPLEGTGRVTLE from the coding sequence ATGAAGAGCGGTGAAGGCACTTACGAACTGCTTGGGAGTAAGACGAACTCGGAGCTTCTGGAGCTGTACATATCCCACCTGGTGGCAAGGAACAGATCCAGTAAAACGATCAAGAGCTTCCGAAGCATACTCAAAATGTTCCTTGAATTTCTGGGCAGCAAGCACGTACGCGAAGTAACTGTTTACGACATAGATCTATTCCTCGCGAAGCTCCGCGAGATGGGGTGGGGGCCTAGTAGCCTCTACACTGCCGCCGTGGCGGTAAAGCGCTACCTGGAGTTTCTCGGCCTGGGAGACCAGATAGCGGGTTTCGAGCTTCCGCGGAGGGAAAAGAGGCTGCCGCGCTACCTGGAACCCGATGAGGTTGCGAGGATGGCAGCTTCGTGCAGTAATCTGAGAGACAGGCTGATTCTTCTACTCCTGTACACTACGGGGCTGCGCGTGAGCGAGCTGGTATCGCTAAAGCGAGATGACATAGATCTCGAAAGGCGTGCAATCAGAGTGAGGGGTAAAGGTGGGAAAGAGAGGATAGTGTTCTTTCCTGAGAGCTTAGCGAGCATTCTTGGGAACTATCTTTCATCCCTCGGAGACGGGAGCGAGTACGTATTCCCCTCGTCATCAGGGCACATCCACTACACCACCGTTGAGCGCATCGTTCGCAGAGCAGCTGAGGCTGCCGGTATCAAGAAGAAGGTTTCCCCTCATGTTCTCAGGCACTCTTTCGCTACTCATAGCCTAGCTATGGGGCTCGATATCAGGGAGATACAGGAGCTGCTCGGTCACTCGAGCTTGAGCACGACGCAAGTCTACGCGCACATCTCTAAAGAGAGGTTGAAACGCGACTACGACCGTGTGTGGAGTAAGGCTGTCCCGCTAGAGGGCACGGGCCGCGTTACTCTGGAGTAA
- a CDS encoding DegT/DnrJ/EryC1/StrS family aminotransferase → MSSLPAIEGGRPQRPYFKEYFPTFTQEEKELVLKVLESGRLSSTAGSITRKFEEEFSKYIKVRYSLAVSNGTAALHTAVASLGIGAGDEVITTPFSFVASATAILHNNAVPVFADIDLETLNIDPETIEDRITPRTRAILAVHIAGHPAEMDEIMKIAREHGLAVIEDCAQAIGSEYRGRKVGGIGDVGGFSFYQSKNITTGEGGMVTTNSEEIYRKARLFVNHGQEDRYYHVLLGWNYRITELQAAVGLAQLAKIDELNAQRERIARIYTEELESLDGDLVQLPKARSHVKHTWHIYQVLLKLEKLRVSRDRIVEALRAENVLALVAYPRVIYENPLFLQLVGYGRGCPWACPFRGAGVSYKKGMSPRAELAARSVVTLPTLAGMSEEDALDTAAAFKKVLFYYKV, encoded by the coding sequence ATGTCAAGCTTGCCAGCGATAGAGGGGGGAAGACCCCAGAGACCCTACTTTAAGGAGTATTTTCCCACGTTCACTCAGGAGGAGAAAGAGCTCGTGCTGAAGGTTTTGGAGAGCGGGAGGCTCTCCTCGACTGCGGGAAGCATCACTAGGAAATTCGAGGAGGAGTTTAGCAAGTACATCAAGGTTAGGTATTCGCTAGCGGTGTCTAACGGGACGGCCGCTCTGCACACTGCTGTAGCGAGCCTAGGGATAGGAGCCGGTGACGAGGTGATCACCACGCCTTTTAGCTTCGTTGCCTCGGCTACTGCGATTCTCCACAATAACGCGGTACCAGTTTTCGCGGATATAGACCTAGAGACGCTTAACATAGATCCCGAGACCATCGAGGATAGGATAACTCCTAGAACAAGAGCGATTCTCGCAGTTCACATCGCCGGGCACCCTGCCGAGATGGACGAGATCATGAAAATAGCTCGGGAGCACGGCCTCGCGGTGATAGAAGACTGCGCGCAGGCTATAGGTAGCGAGTATAGAGGAAGGAAGGTTGGAGGCATTGGCGATGTGGGCGGCTTCAGCTTCTACCAGTCGAAGAACATCACTACCGGCGAGGGCGGGATGGTTACTACCAATAGCGAAGAAATCTACAGGAAAGCTAGGCTCTTCGTAAATCACGGCCAGGAGGATAGGTACTACCATGTTCTTCTCGGGTGGAACTACCGGATTACAGAGCTTCAAGCGGCCGTTGGTCTGGCTCAGCTCGCGAAGATCGACGAGCTGAATGCTCAAAGAGAGAGAATAGCCAGGATCTACACGGAGGAGCTGGAGAGCCTAGACGGTGATCTGGTCCAGCTACCTAAGGCGCGAAGCCACGTGAAGCACACTTGGCACATCTACCAGGTGCTTTTAAAGCTCGAGAAGTTGAGGGTGAGTCGAGACCGTATTGTGGAGGCTCTGAGGGCGGAGAACGTCCTGGCTCTAGTAGCCTACCCTCGCGTGATATACGAGAACCCGCTGTTCCTGCAGCTAGTGGGATACGGGAGGGGCTGTCCCTGGGCATGCCCCTTCCGGGGCGCTGGAGTTTCCTACAAGAAGGGTATGTCGCCGCGCGCCGAGCTGGCTGCGAGAAGCGTTGTAACATTGCCGACTCTAGCGGGGATGAGTGAGGAGGACGCGCTCGATACAGCAGCTGCATTTAAGAAGGTGCTATTCTACTACAAGGTGTGA
- a CDS encoding NAD(P)/FAD-dependent oxidoreductase — MRYKAVVVGLGPAGAAALKRLSELGVRAVGFDRRPQPERPAVCGEFLPEPEAISFISRKPSVAKAFSYVAMARRRNSVSRVVLEFAGGRVYNLPIPGFTISRAELVEKLVGEAEHYTGEDVVSVKKVGSEYVVRTRKGREVSADYVIACDGYPSTVRKLVDREILLPENDVAVAANAKFHTPEMPKNIVYMLASPETPGGYAWIIPFEKDISNVGVGVRLSSLREGGGSLKKFFSLFVNLNVHGYLSNVKQIEEMRARWVPVSGFYAEPAMERVLFAGDSLGAVNPINGGGIFPAMALGILAAEAVWLEAPGAYSERAWSEIGSILDIGKQYRKLVDALYANWSAVVKLSYLIPTSLMVKILKGEKTGLYRALSLLGTSRRTKHLRREAPASRKLP, encoded by the coding sequence GGCTGGGCCCTGCCGGTGCTGCTGCTTTAAAGCGCCTTAGCGAGCTAGGTGTTCGGGCGGTCGGCTTTGACCGTAGACCCCAACCCGAGAGGCCTGCTGTTTGCGGCGAGTTTCTCCCAGAGCCTGAAGCCATAAGCTTCATTTCTAGAAAGCCGTCTGTAGCTAAAGCGTTCAGCTACGTGGCTATGGCTAGGCGGCGTAACAGCGTGTCGAGAGTGGTGCTCGAATTCGCGGGAGGGCGCGTCTACAATCTACCCATACCGGGGTTTACGATCAGCCGGGCGGAGCTCGTTGAGAAGCTTGTAGGCGAGGCAGAGCACTACACTGGAGAAGACGTTGTCAGCGTTAAAAAAGTAGGGAGCGAGTACGTAGTCAGAACCAGGAAGGGTAGAGAAGTTTCCGCCGATTACGTCATCGCGTGTGACGGCTACCCTTCAACCGTCAGGAAGCTTGTGGACCGAGAGATCCTCCTACCCGAGAACGACGTGGCCGTGGCTGCTAACGCGAAGTTTCACACCCCTGAGATGCCGAAAAACATCGTGTATATGCTTGCTTCACCCGAAACCCCCGGAGGGTACGCATGGATAATACCTTTCGAGAAGGATATCTCCAACGTAGGTGTGGGTGTGCGTCTCTCCTCTCTCCGCGAAGGCGGGGGCAGTCTCAAGAAGTTCTTCTCGCTCTTCGTTAATCTCAACGTGCATGGTTACCTCTCCAACGTGAAGCAGATCGAGGAGATGAGAGCCAGATGGGTGCCTGTCAGCGGCTTCTACGCTGAACCAGCTATGGAGAGAGTACTGTTCGCAGGTGACTCCCTGGGAGCTGTGAACCCGATTAACGGCGGCGGTATTTTTCCCGCTATGGCTCTCGGGATACTCGCAGCCGAAGCTGTCTGGCTGGAGGCTCCGGGAGCCTATAGTGAGAGAGCTTGGAGCGAGATTGGCTCGATTCTGGATATCGGGAAACAGTATCGCAAGCTTGTTGATGCTCTTTACGCGAACTGGAGCGCTGTCGTGAAGCTATCCTACCTTATCCCTACTTCTCTGATGGTGAAGATACTCAAGGGAGAGAAAACAGGTCTGTACAGGGCCCTCAGCCTTCTTGGAACAAGTAGGAGAACCAAGCATCTACGTCGTGAGGCTCCAGCTTCTCGTAAGCTTCCGTAG
- a CDS encoding winged helix-turn-helix domain-containing protein, with product MENVSEIEKKLIFTEADLILLALYDGEKMISKLREITGLSTTAIYRNVDKLLSAGLVEERRSGSPANRFIKLTPRGARLAALLRQLEEELKPRMRVFTPE from the coding sequence TTGGAGAACGTATCTGAAATCGAGAAAAAACTAATATTCACTGAAGCGGATCTCATCCTTCTCGCGCTGTACGATGGGGAAAAGATGATTAGCAAGCTGAGGGAAATAACAGGTCTCTCTACCACCGCGATATACCGGAACGTGGACAAGCTCTTAAGCGCAGGTTTAGTCGAGGAGAGAAGAAGCGGGAGCCCGGCCAACAGGTTCATCAAGCTAACTCCGCGCGGAGCCCGCTTAGCAGCGCTGCTGAGGCAGTTGGAGGAAGAGCTCAAACCAAGAATGAGAGTATTTACTCCAGAGTAA
- a CDS encoding ribbon-helix-helix domain-containing protein, with protein sequence MMSSPRQKRGSEYVTRREDYTAVTRVISVKLPVGLLEVLDELIERGYFQNRSDAIREAIRKLLASYRDLDTQKFNRSLMLGIR encoded by the coding sequence ATGATGTCATCACCACGGCAGAAACGTGGAAGTGAGTACGTAACACGCCGCGAGGATTACACGGCAGTTACCCGTGTAATCAGCGTAAAGCTTCCCGTCGGCTTGCTCGAGGTTCTCGACGAGCTGATCGAGAGAGGTTATTTCCAGAATCGAAGCGACGCTATTAGAGAAGCTATAAGGAAGCTGCTCGCTAGCTACAGGGACCTTGACACGCAAAAGTTTAACAGGAGCTTAATGCTCGGAATCAGGTAA